The following are from one region of the Cottoperca gobio chromosome 13, fCotGob3.1, whole genome shotgun sequence genome:
- the LOC115017435 gene encoding tripartite motif-containing protein 3-like, whose product MSVTMAKRETGSTSPVVRQIDKQFLVCSICLDHYHNPKVLPCLHTFCEKCLQNYIPPQSLTLSCPVCRQTSILPEKGVAALQNNFFITNLMEVLQRDPECSRPEACNVLESASAATACQPLSCPNHEGKVMEFYCESCETAMCLECTEGEHREHVTVPLKDVLEQHKSALKNQLDVVRNRLPQLTAAIELVNEISKQLMERKNEAVTEISNTFDELEKALHQRKTALITEVENICSTKQKVLQAQLTVLLQGKENIQSSCNFTEQALSHGSATEVLLVQKQMGERVSALARHTFPEYPHENGHLECQVETDGLRRSIQNLGVLITTGTVGHTSVATGEGLRHALVGQHTSVTVTTKDKDGELVKTGNAALRAEIISADGGCTEAEVADNKNGTYEVGYTVRSEGEFTFSLLLYEQPVRGSPFRLRAVKPSDVLQSPDDVKRRVKSPSGGGGHVRQKAVRRPSSMYSTTKKKENPIEDELIYRVGTRGRDKGEFTNLQGISTSSNGRIVVADSNNQCIQVFSNDGQFKMRFGVRGRSPGQLQRPTGVTVDVNGDIIVADYDNRWISIFSSDGKFKSKIGAGRLMGPKGVAVDKNGHIITVDNKACCVFIFQSNGKLVTKFGARGTSDRHFAEKSGANIALEQKLSKSGPVFSPHFVAVNNKNEIVVTDFHNHSVKMYNADGEFLFKFGSHGEGNGQFNAPTGVAVDANGNIIVADWGNSRIQVFDSSGSFLSYINTTADPLYGPQGLALTSDGHVAVADSGNHCFKVYRYLQ is encoded by the exons ATGTCCGTCACCATGGCCAAGCGTGAGACCGGCAGCACCAGCCCTGTGGTCAGGCAGATAGACAAGCAGTTCCTGGTCTGCAGCATTTGTTTGGATCATTATCACAACCCCAAGGTCCTGCCCTGCCTGCACACCTTCTGTGAGAA ATGTCTACAGAACTACATCCCTCCCCAGTCTTTGACGCTGTCCTGTCCAGTATGCAGACAGACGTCTATCTTGCCAGAGAAGGGTGTGGCAGCCCTGCAGAACAACTTCTTCATCACAAACCTAATGGAGGTGTTACAGCGAGACCCGGAGTGCAGCCGACCTGAGGCCTGTAATGTTCTTGAGTCAGCCAGTGCAGCTACAGCCTGTCAACCCCTCTCTTGCCCCAACCACGAGGGCAAG GTGATGGAGTTTTACTGCGAGTCATGTGAAACTGCCATGTGTTTGGAGTGTACAGAAGGAGAACACAGGGAACATGTGACAGTTCCTCTGAAGGATGTGCTGGAACAGCACAAGTCGGCGCTAAAAAATCAGCTTGATGTTGTGCGCAACAG ACTACCTCAGCTGACGGCTGCCATTGAGCTTGTGAATGAGATCTCTAAGCAGCTTATGGAGCGGAAAAATGAGGCAGTGACTGAAATCAGTAACACTTTTGATGAGCTGGAGAAGGCCTTACACCAACGCAAGACTGCCCTCATTACTGAGGTGGAAAACATCTGCAGCACTAAGCAAAAG GTCCTGCAAGCCCAGCTGACTGTTTTGCTTCAGGGCAAAGAGAACATTCAAAGCAGCTGCAACTTCACAGAGCAGGCCCTGAGCCATGGCAGCGCCACCGAGGTCCTGTTGGTCCAGAAGCAGATGGGTGAGCGAGTCAGTGCCCTGGCACGACACACCTTTCCTGAGTATCCTCATGAAAATGGACATCTGGAATGCCAGGTAGAGACTGATGGACTGAGGCGCTCCATTCAGAACCTGGGTGTCCTGATCACCACAGGGACTGTAGGCCATACTAGTGTAGCCACCGGTGAAGGCCTGCGACATGCACTGGTCGGCCAGCACACTTCTGTCACAGTCACCACTAAAGACAAGGATGGAGAGCTAGTGAAGACGGGTAATGCAGCTCTGAGGGCAGAGATCATCTCTGCAGATGGAGGATGCACTGAAGCTGAGGTGGCAGACAACAAGAACGGCACCTATGAGGTTGGATACACCGTCCGCTCAGAGGGAGAATTCACCTTCTCTTTGCTGCTGTATGAACAGCCTGTGAGGGGGAGTCCGTTCCGTTTGCGAGCTGTCAAGCCGTCCGATGTCCTGCAGTCACCGGACGACGTGAAGAGAAGAGTGAAGTCCccgagtggaggaggaggtcatGTTCGGCAGAAGGCCGTGCGCAGACCCTCCAGCATGTACAGCACTACcaagaaaaaggaaaacccAATAGAGGATGAGCTGATCTACAGAGTGG GAACAAGAGGGCGAGACAAAGGAGAATTCACCAACCTGCAAGGCATCTCCACCTCCAGCAATGGACGGATTGTGGTGGCAGACAGCAACAACCAGTGTATACAG GTATTCTCAAATGATGGCCAGTTTAAGATGAGGTTTGGGGTCAGAGGTCGTTCACCAGGGCAGCTGCAGCGCCCCACAGGGGTCACAGTGGACGTGAACGGCGACATAATTGTAGCTGATTACGACAACAGGTGGATTAGCATCTTCTCCTCAGATGGAAAGTTCAAG AGCAAAATTGGTGCTGGAAGATTAATGGGACCTAAAGGTGTCGCTGTGGATAAGAACGGACATATCATCACGGTTGATAATAAGGCCTGCTGTGTCTTCATCTTCCAATCAAACGGGAAGCTGGTGACAAAGTTCGGAGCCAGAGGAACATCAGACAGACACTTTGCAG aaaaaAGTGGTGCAAACATTGCACTGGAGCAAAAGCTTAGTAAATCTGGCCCTGTTTTCA GTCCTCACTTTGTGGCTGTGAATAACAAAAATGAAATTGTGGTTACAGACTTTCATAACCATTCAGTCAAG ATGTACAATGCAGATGGGGAGTTCCTGTTTAAGTTTGGCTCCCATGGCGAGGGTAACGGCCAGTTCAATGCTCCAACAGGTGTGGCTGTGGACGCTAATGGCAATATCATTGTGGCTGATTGGGGCAACAGTCGGATCCAG GTGTTCGACAGCTCAGGGTCCTTCCTGTCCTACATCAACACAACAGCGGACCCCCTGTATGGCCCCCAGGGCCTGGCCCTCACATCTGATGGTCATGTGGCAGTGGCAGACTCTGGGAACCACTGCTTCAAGGTCTACCGCTACCTGCAGTAG
- the LOC115017931 gene encoding inverted formin-2-like has translation MRNFNWETLPKHSVEGKHNIWTADKTDGEYELDTDHMEELFSQKQGQQQLKALNRQSLRGLPTAASGVVMVSILSSKRSMNIGIFLKQFKRPVKDMIEEIKSGSSLSFGSGKLKELCKLLPDEGEEKQLVSFKGDPSALPDADLFMLMLVKIPSYEERLGSLVLKEELFPLMDEMNKIIVTLTAAGKELLESDNLHSVIRLVLKTGNYMNAGGYAGSAIGFRMASLLKLADTKANKPGMNLMHYVVIQAQKADVDLLTFADQLAHIEAAARMNKGEIEAEFVKQVKKVQDAKANTLKQEDLKAQMEDFLKEADVCLAEIGTDLQELQSVSDSVAEYFCENPEKFKLEECCSIFNSFCEKFMRAMQENKAREVAEVQRRHKDRLQNAVKRRSTATCSVRDKEMDGVPLQCILQNFLTTGVSRRRSGRPSSTRGSPTSVSPNNGSLSEMTSQGNLPTGNKKKGDFLTIKDMGRKEWSSTQELTENSSQKKAQSNSEDNKDKGGIPHEQEVRTSKKEDSRGFTHPANRTTSISSSGISLSATTDDSEEDLQDNNEEEAQKLRDVSKKVLHFQKSRGSVSSASLELQKSPGPIKTLSRQRTVDEDMERYPGDPTNDDLVRFLLNPKSPSKCNLGRRNTLPTKITKSEEEEDNLSARPPVRTPNSATGEKGTLPAEGSGQNPSKEVFDFTDVSHVFKKSGAQDQNSPSAEKKSKPCVSVTCVPDEGLNEQNKVGKSMEPTVNDLQRNTEPPPNNTWIKTENSGLFFSFLKRLGDMSKLQNSKETVHKGTDSSV, from the exons ATGCGCAATTTCAATTGGGAAACCCTTCCCAAACACAGTGTGGAAGGAAAGCACAACATCTGGACAGCAGATAAGACTGATGGGGAATATGAGCTGGACACTGATCACATGGAGGAGCTGTTCAGTCAAAAGCAGGGGCAGCAACAACTCAAGGCCCTGAACCGCCAGAGCCTGCGTGGCCTACCAACTGCTGCCTCAGGAGTGGTAATG GTTTCCATCCTCAGCTCCAAGAGAAGCATGAACATTGGAATTTTCCTAAAGCAATTCAAGCG GCCCGTAAAAGACATGATTGAAGAAATTAAATCAGGAAGTAGTCTCAGTTTTGGTTCTGGAAAACTGAAGGAGTTGTGCAAGCTGCTGCCAGATGAAGGGGAG GAGAAGCAGTTGGTCAGTTTTAAGGGCGACCCATCTGCTCTCCCTGACGCAGATCTGTTCATGCTAATGCTGGTCAAGATTCCCAG CTATGAAGAGCGTCTCGGGAGCTTGGTGCTCAAAGAGGAACTTTTCCCCCTCATGGATGAAATGAACAAAATCATTGTCACTTTGACAGCAGCTGGAAAGG AGCTGTTGGAGTCTGATAACCTCCATTCTGTCATTCGCCTGGTGCTGAAGACTGGAAACTACATGAATGCT GGTGGCTATGCAGGCAGTGCAATTGGATTCCGAATGGCTTCTCTGTTGAAGTTAGCGGACACCAAAGCAAACAAACCTGGAATGAATCTTATGCATTATGTAGTGATA CAAGCTCAGAAGGCAGATGTGGACCTGCTTACATTTGCGGACCAACTCGCTCACATTGAAGCGGCAGCGAG AATGAATAAGGGGGAAATTGAAGCAGAGTTTGTAAAACAGGTAAAGAAAGTTCAAGATGCCAAAGCGAACACCTTAAAGCAAGAAGACCTAAAGGCACAGATGGAGGATTTCCTCAAG GAGGCTGATGTCTGCTTGGCTGAAATAGGGACTGATCTTCAGGAATTGCAGTCAGTAAGTGACTCTGTGGCAGAGTACTTCTGTGAAAACCCAGAGAAGTTCAAACTGGAGGAGTGTTGCTCCATTTTCAACTCCTTTTGTGAGAAATTTATGCGGGCCATGCAG gaaaacaaGGCTCGAGAGGTGGCAGAGGTGCAGcggagacacaaagacagattgCAGAATGCCGTCAAACGCAGGTCCACAGCTACCTGCTCCGTTAGAGACAAGGAAATGGATGGAGTTCCATTGCAGTGCATCCTGCAGAACTTCCTTACCACTGGTGTCTCTCGGAGGAGATCTGGAAGACCCTCATCCACTCGTGGAAGCCCCACGAGTGTCAGCCCCAACAACGGGAGTCTATCAGAAATGACCTCTCAGGGAAACCTCCCcactggaaataaaaaaaaaggagacttTCTTACAATTAAAGACATGGGCAGAAAAGAGTGGAGTTCAACACAGGAACTCACAGAGAACTCTTCACAAAAGAAAGCTCAGTCTAATAGCGAGGACAACAAGGACAAAGGTGGCATTCCTCATGAACAAGAGGTGAGAACATCCAAAAAAGAGGACTCCAGAGGTTTTACACACCCAGCCAATAGGACCACCAGCATTTCCTCCTCAGGCATATCTTTATCAGCCACTACTGATGACAGTGAGGAAGATCTACAGGATAATAATGAGGAGGAGGCCCAAAAATTGCGTGACGTATCAAAAAAAGTTTTGCACTTTCAGAAAAGCCGCGGCAGTGTCTCATCTGCTTCTCTGGAACTTCAGAAATCTCCTGGTCCAATTAAGACCTTGTCTCGTCAGCGCACCGTCGATGAGGACATGGAGAGGTATCCTGGAGACCCAACCAATGACGATTTAGTTAGATTTTTGCTAAATCCTAAGTCCCCCTCAAAATGTAATCTTGGCCGCCGAAATACTCTACCTACTAAAATCACTAAatctgaggaagaggaagataaTCTGTCTGCCAGGCCTCCAGTCAGAACTCCTAATTCTGCAACAGGAGAAAAGGGGACACTGCCAGCAGAGGGTTCTGGACAAAATCCCTCAAAAGAAGTGTTTGACTTCACTGACGTATCTCACGTCTTCAAAAAGTCTGGTGCTCAAGACCAGAATTCTCCGtcagcagaaaagaaaagcaagccTTGTGTTTCTGTTACCTGTGTTCCAGATGAAGGACTTAATGAGCAAAACAAAGTGGGCAAATCAATGGAGCCCACAGTCAACGACTTGCAGAGGAATACTGAACCCCCTCCCAATAATACATGGATTAAGACTGAAAACTCTGGACTCttttttagctttttaaaaCGCCTTGGAGATATGAGCAAACTGCAGAACAGCAAGGAAACTGTCCATAAGGGCACTGATTCAAGTGTATAG